From a region of the Myxococcales bacterium genome:
- a CDS encoding sulfatase, which translates to MPDTTSKRLYCGLLFCLAAFTFCLALTGCAKSPNHPNVLLISVDTLRADRLGCYGSKEGLTGMMDFWAQRGVRFSNTWAPAPWTLPSHASAFTGLYPTEHRAIDEKINIDKNAKLLSEALKDAGFQTGAFVSHYYLGQEYGFGRGFDDFYIKPDAKADEMVSRTARWIQKHKEKPFFAFLHLFDPHTPYQPPVDIAKKHYPADVNLLVTGTTKDIMDVVHEWPSDTAQKKLKALQSLYAGEIEFVDKQLEVLFKSLQDNKLDRNTIIILFADHGEEFMEHGLMEHGFTLYQEQLHVPFIWYYPAGLPAGQTVEEPSSLIDLMPTLLDLLGLPPVDNISGRSLMPVVRGQEKSINRYLLSETTRQGPDRVTLIRDFEKYLYSPPFRLNSRNFGEMLFNLRNDPGEKTDLLPTDPETGAKLSGELFASGLYVHRRAWHLRWGKGDKGQPLKGELRTNGKFIYLYKNNTIYSTDDKGLMTSMEFPWDKKDDNKVTFVNNPNEENGISFMTEPETAPITFQLLVGGKESPANIWLGGSGKHPTSGLFTLNETVELTGQPQPPAGGYLIWSDSLWVNAKQVLRSEVGDPIKLAPEVVEHLRSLGYIQ; encoded by the coding sequence ATGCCTGACACAACCTCGAAACGCCTTTACTGCGGCCTCCTGTTCTGCCTGGCGGCCTTCACGTTCTGCCTCGCCCTGACCGGCTGCGCGAAAAGCCCCAATCATCCCAACGTTCTGCTCATCAGCGTCGACACCCTGCGCGCCGACCGGCTTGGCTGTTACGGCAGCAAGGAAGGCCTGACCGGCATGATGGATTTCTGGGCGCAGCGCGGCGTGCGGTTTAGCAACACCTGGGCTCCGGCTCCCTGGACTCTGCCCAGCCATGCCTCCGCCTTCACCGGGTTGTATCCGACCGAGCACCGGGCGATCGACGAAAAAATCAACATCGATAAAAACGCGAAGCTGCTCAGCGAAGCGCTGAAAGACGCCGGATTCCAGACCGGCGCGTTCGTGAGCCACTATTACCTGGGACAGGAATACGGCTTCGGGCGCGGCTTCGACGACTTTTACATCAAACCCGACGCCAAGGCCGATGAAATGGTGAGCCGGACCGCCCGGTGGATCCAAAAACACAAGGAAAAGCCCTTTTTCGCGTTTCTGCACCTGTTCGATCCGCACACGCCTTACCAACCGCCGGTTGATATCGCGAAAAAACATTATCCGGCCGACGTGAACCTCCTCGTCACGGGCACCACCAAGGACATTATGGACGTGGTGCACGAATGGCCGTCGGATACCGCGCAAAAAAAGCTCAAGGCCTTGCAGTCGCTTTACGCGGGCGAAATCGAGTTCGTCGACAAACAACTCGAAGTGCTGTTCAAATCCCTCCAGGACAACAAGCTGGACCGGAACACGATCATTATTCTCTTCGCGGATCATGGCGAGGAGTTCATGGAACACGGCCTGATGGAACACGGCTTTACGCTGTACCAGGAACAGCTCCACGTGCCGTTCATCTGGTACTATCCGGCCGGCCTGCCGGCGGGGCAGACCGTCGAGGAACCCTCCAGCCTGATCGACCTGATGCCGACGTTGCTGGACCTGCTCGGGTTGCCGCCGGTGGACAACATCTCCGGCCGGTCGCTCATGCCCGTGGTGCGCGGACAGGAAAAATCGATCAACCGTTACCTGTTGTCGGAAACGACCCGCCAAGGGCCCGACCGCGTAACCTTGATCCGCGATTTTGAGAAATACCTCTATTCGCCGCCGTTCCGGCTCAACAGCCGTAACTTCGGCGAAATGCTCTTCAATTTGCGAAACGACCCCGGCGAAAAGACTGATCTCCTGCCGACCGACCCGGAAACCGGAGCCAAACTGTCCGGCGAATTGTTCGCCAGCGGCCTTTACGTCCACCGCCGCGCCTGGCATTTGCGGTGGGGCAAGGGCGATAAAGGCCAGCCGCTCAAGGGCGAGCTCCGCACCAATGGGAAATTCATTTATCTCTATAAAAACAACACGATTTACAGCACCGACGACAAGGGCTTGATGACCTCGATGGAATTCCCGTGGGACAAGAAAGACGACAACAAGGTCACGTTCGTCAACAATCCGAACGAGGAAAACGGCATTTCGTTCATGACCGAACCCGAGACCGCGCCGATCACGTTCCAACTGCTGGTCGGCGGCAAGGAAAGTCCGGCGAACATCTGGCTGGGCGGCTCCGGCAAGCACCCCACCAGCGGTCTGTTTACCCTGAACGAAACGGTCGAGCTGACCGGCCAGCCCCAACCGCCCGCCGGCGGTTACCTGATCTGGAGCGATTCCTTGTGGGTGAACGCCAAGCAGGTACTGCGTTCCGAGGTCGGCGATCCGATTAAACTGGCGCCGGAAGTCGTCGAGCATTTGCGCAGTTTGGGCTACATCCAATAA
- the ruvB gene encoding Holliday junction branch migration DNA helicase RuvB produces MDRGPIDPHREPTEHELEKSLRPRRLAEFIGQATLKSNLQIYIQAAQARGEALDHTLLYGPPGLGKTTLAHIVANELEVNIHCTSGPVLEKPGDLAAILTNLSRRDVLFIDEIHRLPKLVEEKLYPAMEDFAIDLILGQGPSARTVQMPLEPFTLIGATTRIGLIANPLRDRFGIVDRLDFYLPEDLLTIIHRSAQILRIRMDDEGAREVARRSRGTPRVANRLLRRVRDFAQVEGDGAITQAIARRALGRLGVDDEGLDKMDQRVLLTIIDHFQGGPVGVETIAASLSEEKDTIEDVIEPFLIQCGYLKRTPRGRVATPRAYAHLGRTVPKGVSLSLFEEEPNR; encoded by the coding sequence ATGGATCGAGGGCCCATCGACCCGCACCGCGAACCGACCGAGCACGAGCTCGAAAAATCCCTGCGCCCGCGCCGGTTGGCCGAATTCATCGGCCAGGCGACCCTCAAGAGCAACTTGCAGATCTATATTCAAGCGGCGCAAGCCCGCGGCGAGGCGCTCGACCATACCCTGTTGTACGGCCCGCCGGGCCTGGGCAAGACCACCCTCGCCCACATCGTCGCCAACGAACTCGAGGTCAACATCCACTGCACCAGCGGCCCCGTGCTCGAAAAACCGGGCGACCTGGCGGCGATCCTGACGAACCTGTCGCGGCGCGACGTGCTGTTCATCGACGAAATCCACCGCCTGCCCAAGCTGGTCGAGGAAAAGCTCTACCCGGCGATGGAGGATTTCGCGATCGACCTGATTCTCGGCCAAGGGCCCTCGGCACGTACCGTGCAGATGCCGCTGGAACCCTTCACGCTGATCGGCGCCACGACGCGCATCGGCCTGATCGCCAATCCGTTGCGCGACCGCTTCGGCATCGTCGACCGGCTGGATTTTTATCTGCCCGAGGACCTGCTGACCATTATTCACCGCAGCGCCCAGATTCTGCGGATCCGGATGGACGACGAGGGCGCCCGCGAAGTGGCCCGCCGCAGCCGCGGCACGCCGCGCGTCGCCAACCGCCTGCTGCGCCGGGTGCGCGATTTCGCCCAGGTCGAGGGCGACGGCGCGATCACCCAGGCGATCGCCCGCCGCGCGCTGGGGCGGTTGGGCGTGGATGACGAGGGCCTCGACAAAATGGACCAGCGGGTGCTGCTGACGATCATCGACCATTTTCAGGGCGGGCCGGTGGGCGTCGAGACGATCGCCGCCAGCCTGTCGGAAGAAAAAGACACGATCGAGGACGTGATCGAACCGTTTCTCATTCAATGCGGCTATTTGAAGCGGACGCCGCGCGGCCGCGTCGCCACGCCCCGCGCCTACGCGCACCTGGGCCGGACCGTTCCCAAGGGCGTCTCGCTTTCGCTATTCGAGGAAGAACCGAACCGATGA
- a CDS encoding TIGR01212 family radical SAM protein (This family includes YhcC from E. coli K-12, an uncharacterized radical SAM protein.), producing the protein MARKGAALTARPAPGYLPFSRWLRERYGFPVRKISLSAGFGCPNKDGTIGGDGCVFCDVNEAGPDPRSIAGLSVAEQLHRQITIFQARHPQPHKFLAYLQAGSNTYAPPPRLREVYRAAISHPDVVSLAVSTRPDWLPDEALDLLRETGGGLDVWVELGVQSAHDATLIRIRRRHDFAAVEDAVRRAKERGFLVCAHLIVGLPGETKADLLATAAAMNRLGVDAVKLHPLSVTRGSALETEWRENRLRLLDEDEYVELAAAFLETLSPHIVVQRLTGSGRPEVHLAPDWTRNLNRVKRRIEALLCPAQ; encoded by the coding sequence GTGGCACGAAAAGGTGCTGCTCTGACGGCCCGGCCGGCGCCCGGCTACCTGCCCTTCTCGCGCTGGCTGCGCGAACGCTACGGGTTTCCGGTCCGCAAAATATCCCTGAGCGCCGGCTTCGGCTGCCCCAACAAGGACGGAACCATCGGGGGTGACGGCTGCGTCTTCTGCGACGTCAACGAGGCGGGCCCGGACCCGCGTTCAATCGCCGGGCTCTCGGTCGCTGAACAACTCCATCGGCAAATCACGATTTTCCAGGCCCGGCATCCGCAGCCGCACAAATTTCTCGCCTACCTGCAAGCGGGTTCGAACACCTACGCCCCGCCGCCCCGCCTGCGCGAGGTCTACCGCGCGGCGATCTCACACCCGGACGTGGTTTCACTCGCGGTTTCCACGCGTCCGGATTGGCTGCCGGATGAGGCGCTCGACCTGCTACGCGAAACCGGCGGCGGTTTGGATGTCTGGGTCGAACTCGGCGTGCAGTCGGCGCACGACGCCACCCTGATCCGTATCCGGCGGCGGCACGATTTCGCGGCGGTGGAGGATGCGGTGCGGCGCGCCAAGGAACGCGGTTTTCTCGTCTGCGCGCACCTGATCGTCGGGTTGCCGGGTGAAACGAAAGCGGATTTGCTGGCGACGGCGGCGGCGATGAACCGGCTGGGCGTGGACGCGGTCAAGCTTCATCCGCTCAGCGTCACGCGTGGCAGCGCGCTGGAAACGGAGTGGCGCGAAAACCGCTTGCGGCTGCTCGACGAGGACGAATACGTCGAACTGGCGGCGGCGTTTTTGGAAACGCTGTCGCCGCACATCGTCGTTCAACGTCTGACCGGCTCCGGGCGCCCGGAGGTTCATCTCGCGCCCGACTGGACGCGCAACCTCAATCGCGTCAAACGGCGAATCGAAGCCCTGCTTTGCCCCGCTCAATAA
- a CDS encoding low molecular weight protein arginine phosphatase, with protein sequence MILPSPSSLNDILVVCSGNICRSPMAAGLLRAGLQKAGVRGKFVHSAGTIATAGNPASPEAVEVMEERGLDISYHRSTPLSTDLIKRADLIITMEQRHITYITTMVPEATGKTFRLTEWAGEAQRDSDVPDPYGMGVAYYELICSRMKRMVDTLIRQFRGRDADQEDD encoded by the coding sequence ATGATCCTACCGTCCCCTTCGTCGTTGAACGACATCCTGGTGGTCTGCTCCGGCAACATCTGCCGCAGCCCCATGGCCGCCGGTTTGTTGCGCGCCGGTCTGCAAAAGGCCGGTGTCCGCGGCAAGTTCGTCCATTCCGCCGGCACCATCGCCACCGCCGGCAATCCGGCCAGTCCGGAAGCGGTGGAGGTGATGGAGGAGCGCGGCCTCGACATTTCCTATCACCGTTCGACCCCGCTTTCGACCGACTTGATCAAGCGCGCCGACCTGATCATCACGATGGAGCAGCGGCACATCACCTACATCACCACGATGGTTCCGGAAGCGACGGGGAAAACCTTCCGTTTGACCGAATGGGCCGGCGAGGCGCAGCGCGACAGTGACGTGCCCGACCCGTATGGCATGGGCGTGGCGTACTACGAGTTGATCTGCTCCCGGATGAAGCGGATGGTCGATACGCTGATCCGCCAATTCAGGGGCCGCGACGCCGATCAAGAAGATGACTGA
- a CDS encoding MBL fold metallo-hydrolase yields MRLEFHGAIQTVTGSAYVLQIGAERFLFDCGMYQGASWLEKRNFLPFYFDPRQIKDVIVTHAHIDHIGLLPKLVREGFAGKIHATSATVDLARILLLDAAHIAEADTERRNRKFGRAGRPQEQPLYTAADAEKALEHLVAHRYHEEVPIGDGLRVVFRDAGHILGSAFIQATATENGNTRRILFSGDIGNRDQAIIKDPEAPEPADVLLIESTYGDRLHKPRPDTMKELHDILAQAYRDGGNVVIPAFAVGRTQEILYRLRELADEGRLPAFRVFVDSPLAISATRIVQDNPDCYDDETIYEISASGRDPLAVPNLRFTRQTIESQEINNVKEPCLIISASGMCNAGRILHHLKHNLWRRENHIVFVGYQGEGTLGRLLVDGAPRVKIMGEEVAVAAHIHTIGGFSAHADRDGLLEWMQPLAAGKPRTFIVHGEEKSAAAFAGEVNRRYGIRPVLPLWHEKVLL; encoded by the coding sequence ATGCGGCTGGAATTTCACGGCGCCATTCAAACGGTGACGGGTTCGGCGTACGTGCTGCAGATCGGCGCGGAACGCTTTTTATTCGATTGCGGCATGTACCAGGGCGCGAGTTGGCTCGAAAAGCGGAACTTCCTGCCCTTCTATTTCGATCCGCGGCAGATCAAGGACGTGATCGTCACCCACGCGCACATCGACCACATCGGCCTGTTGCCGAAACTGGTGCGCGAGGGCTTCGCGGGCAAGATCCACGCCACGTCGGCCACGGTCGACCTGGCGCGCATTCTGCTGCTCGACGCGGCCCACATCGCCGAGGCCGACACCGAGCGGCGCAACCGCAAGTTCGGCCGGGCCGGCCGGCCGCAGGAACAACCGCTTTATACGGCGGCCGACGCGGAAAAGGCGCTGGAACACCTGGTCGCGCACCGCTATCACGAGGAAGTGCCGATCGGCGACGGCTTGCGCGTGGTCTTTCGCGACGCGGGCCACATCCTGGGCAGCGCCTTCATCCAGGCGACGGCCACCGAAAACGGGAACACCAGACGGATTCTGTTCTCGGGCGATATCGGCAACCGCGACCAGGCCATCATCAAAGATCCCGAGGCGCCCGAGCCGGCCGACGTGCTCTTGATCGAATCGACCTACGGTGACCGCCTGCACAAGCCCCGGCCCGACACGATGAAAGAGCTGCACGACATCCTCGCCCAGGCTTACCGCGACGGCGGCAACGTGGTCATACCGGCCTTCGCCGTGGGCCGCACCCAGGAAATCCTGTACCGCCTGCGCGAGCTGGCTGACGAGGGCCGCCTGCCCGCCTTTCGCGTTTTCGTCGATTCGCCGCTGGCGATCAGCGCGACGCGGATCGTGCAGGACAACCCGGATTGCTACGACGACGAAACCATCTACGAAATTTCGGCTTCGGGCCGCGATCCGCTCGCCGTGCCGAATCTGCGCTTCACGCGGCAGACCATCGAATCGCAGGAAATCAACAACGTCAAGGAACCGTGCCTGATCATCAGCGCCAGCGGCATGTGCAACGCCGGCCGCATCCTGCACCACCTCAAGCACAACCTCTGGCGCCGCGAAAATCACATCGTCTTCGTCGGCTACCAGGGCGAAGGTACGCTCGGCCGCCTGCTCGTCGACGGCGCGCCACGCGTGAAAATCATGGGCGAGGAAGTCGCCGTGGCGGCGCACATTCACACGATCGGCGGCTTTTCGGCCCACGCCGACCGCGACGGGCTGCTCGAATGGATGCAGCCGCTCGCCGCCGGCAAGCCGCGCACCTTCATCGTGCACGGCGAGGAAAAAAGCGCCGCCGCGTTCGCCGGCGAGGTCAACCGGCGATACGGCATCCGACCCGTGCTCCCGTTGTGGCACGAAAAGGTGCTGCTCTGA
- a CDS encoding YebC/PmpR family DNA-binding transcriptional regulator — MSGHSKWSTIKRKKGAADAKRGRLFSKLNKEIMLAARAGGGDPETNIRLRNAIATARAANMPKENVSRALKKGTGELGGEQINEYAYEGYGPGGVAIIVEAVTDNKNRTTAEVRHAFAKYNGNLGESGCVGWMFDRKGHFVFPREGIEMAKFEEVAIENGAEDIKEEDDTIEVTCAVSDFNTLQEAFIKAGYQSETAELAQIPQTLLKLEGKQVETMLKLIDALEEQDDVNNVWSNFDFDEADMPQD; from the coding sequence ATGTCCGGCCATAGCAAGTGGAGCACCATTAAACGGAAGAAAGGCGCCGCCGACGCCAAGCGCGGCAGGCTGTTCTCGAAGCTGAATAAGGAAATTATGCTGGCGGCTCGCGCCGGAGGCGGCGACCCCGAAACCAACATTCGGCTGCGCAACGCCATCGCCACCGCGCGCGCGGCGAACATGCCGAAAGAAAACGTCTCGCGGGCGCTGAAAAAAGGCACCGGCGAACTGGGCGGCGAACAGATCAACGAATACGCCTACGAAGGATACGGTCCCGGCGGCGTGGCCATCATCGTCGAAGCCGTCACCGACAATAAAAACCGCACCACTGCCGAGGTCCGCCACGCCTTCGCAAAATACAACGGGAACCTGGGTGAAAGCGGCTGCGTCGGTTGGATGTTCGACCGCAAGGGCCATTTCGTTTTCCCGCGCGAGGGAATCGAGATGGCGAAATTCGAGGAAGTGGCGATCGAAAACGGCGCCGAGGACATCAAGGAAGAGGACGACACGATCGAGGTGACCTGCGCCGTGTCGGATTTCAACACCTTGCAAGAGGCTTTCATCAAGGCCGGATACCAATCCGAAACCGCGGAATTGGCCCAAATCCCGCAAACGCTTCTCAAACTCGAAGGCAAGCAAGTCGAAACCATGTTGAAACTGATCGACGCGCTGGAAGAGCAGGACGACGTGAACAACGTCTGGTCCAACTTCGATTTCGACGAAGCGGATATGCCTCAGGACTGA
- the ruvC gene encoding crossover junction endodeoxyribonuclease RuvC, giving the protein MRVIGIDPGSRICGWGIVEEINEPRPLRHVDCGGVIMSGSAALAERLQQIYDQLRELIRRYQPEEAALESLFHHKNVHSALVLGHARGVAILACRHENLPVYEYSATQIKQAVVGYGRADKNQVAQMVRSLLQLPETAMADASDALAGAICHLNSRKINRLLERLNQAETRKK; this is encoded by the coding sequence ATGCGCGTGATCGGGATCGATCCGGGCAGCAGGATCTGCGGATGGGGGATCGTCGAGGAGATCAACGAGCCCCGTCCCCTGCGGCATGTCGATTGCGGCGGCGTCATCATGTCCGGTAGCGCCGCGCTGGCCGAACGCCTGCAGCAAATATACGACCAGTTACGCGAACTGATCCGCCGGTACCAGCCGGAGGAAGCCGCGTTGGAATCGCTCTTTCACCATAAAAACGTTCATAGCGCGCTGGTGCTCGGCCACGCGCGCGGCGTGGCGATTCTGGCCTGCCGGCACGAAAATCTGCCGGTCTACGAATACTCGGCGACGCAGATCAAACAAGCGGTCGTCGGTTACGGCCGCGCCGACAAGAACCAGGTGGCGCAGATGGTGCGAAGCCTGTTACAACTTCCGGAAACCGCGATGGCCGACGCGTCCGACGCGCTGGCCGGCGCCATTTGCCATTTGAACAGCCGGAAAATCAACCGCCTGCTCGAACGGTTGAACCAGGCCGAAACGAGAAAAAAATGA
- a CDS encoding MMPL family transporter, with the protein MKNLHLIERSGKFFLKYRYATLVAILLLTAVFGWLATRVVLKTPTIELFPKNHEFVKTYVDYETTFGGANVCLIALEVKDGDVFNTATLTKIKDITKALELLPAVNNYQVLSLSQRKIKKTFLQEEAGGLARHRSEPVMWPDIPTTPEEIARLKRDVYTTGRLHGTMVSLDDKAALIVAGFFDRGLESPGETLRQIVERIAKSEDRNPADDVKNLETAIVGLPFTLNDTLFEAVQKITKQAEDGNTKVHMIGRPILLGYIQSRFPQLYKLFGLTVFSIIFILALYFRDLRGVTVPLATMVISAVLSLGLLGLLNWHFNPLVIVVPFVISARALSHSVQLIERYMEEYEARRDRVAAAEATYVGLFKPGVLSLVIDAASLFIVIITPIPLMERLAIMGSFWVMSIVISNVIFNPVILSIMPAPKLKEKKANWLDHLLAGIGAMVQGKARWPILGVTGVLFVIGFIFARNLVFGDMYPGSPMLWPSSPYNQDTQRIGEKFGNTESLSVILEGELKNAIKSPQVLRTMEGLQRHLEKLPEVHSTNSIADLLPEITRIMHGDNPKWELVPDDPREAGLYLEILFAGVEPGDLARFVTNDFKDANISVNMLDHKGDSLRKVVAAAKEYIAGHPMIVGAEEVDDMALVPEEAKKPDGKVEVARFRLAGNYGGLLAAINETIFMSEAKVTILAFGMVFLTVMLVYRSVLAGLLFLLPTAISNYLTYALMGALGIGLDVNTLPVVSLGVGLGVDYGLYVIGRMEEEYAISGDWGIATTRAITTAGKAVFFTATTMVLGMIFWAFSFLRFQAEMGLLLAFWMVISMLGGLILLPTIVYLIKPKFVTRFRQV; encoded by the coding sequence ATGAAAAACCTTCATTTGATCGAGCGATCCGGTAAATTTTTTCTGAAGTACCGTTACGCCACGCTGGTGGCGATTTTGTTGCTGACCGCCGTTTTCGGCTGGTTGGCCACCCGAGTGGTGTTGAAAACGCCGACGATCGAACTGTTTCCGAAAAACCACGAATTCGTCAAAACCTACGTCGATTACGAGACGACGTTCGGCGGCGCCAACGTCTGCCTGATCGCCCTCGAGGTGAAAGACGGCGACGTGTTCAACACCGCGACGCTGACGAAAATCAAGGACATCACCAAGGCGCTGGAGTTGCTGCCGGCAGTCAACAACTACCAGGTGCTTTCGTTGTCGCAACGGAAGATTAAAAAAACCTTCCTGCAGGAGGAAGCGGGCGGCTTGGCGCGCCACCGTTCCGAGCCGGTGATGTGGCCGGACATTCCGACGACGCCCGAGGAAATCGCCCGCTTGAAGCGGGACGTCTATACGACCGGCCGGTTGCACGGCACCATGGTCAGCCTGGATGACAAGGCCGCGCTGATCGTGGCGGGCTTCTTCGACCGCGGGTTGGAAAGCCCCGGCGAAACGCTGCGCCAGATAGTCGAGCGCATCGCCAAGAGCGAGGACCGCAATCCGGCGGACGACGTGAAAAACCTGGAAACGGCGATCGTCGGCCTGCCGTTCACCCTGAACGACACGCTGTTCGAAGCCGTCCAGAAAATCACCAAACAAGCCGAGGACGGCAACACCAAGGTCCACATGATTGGCCGCCCGATCCTGCTGGGCTACATCCAGAGCCGCTTCCCGCAACTGTATAAACTTTTCGGGCTGACGGTTTTCTCGATCATCTTCATCCTGGCGCTTTATTTCCGCGATTTGCGCGGTGTCACGGTGCCACTGGCCACGATGGTGATTTCCGCCGTCCTGAGCCTCGGCTTGCTGGGCTTGCTGAACTGGCACTTCAACCCGCTGGTGATCGTCGTGCCATTTGTCATCAGCGCGCGAGCACTTTCGCACTCGGTGCAATTGATCGAGCGCTACATGGAGGAATACGAGGCGCGGCGCGATCGCGTGGCGGCCGCCGAGGCGACCTACGTCGGCTTGTTCAAACCCGGCGTGCTGTCGCTTGTGATCGACGCCGCCAGTCTGTTCATCGTCATCATCACCCCGATTCCGCTGATGGAACGCCTGGCGATCATGGGCAGTTTCTGGGTCATGTCGATCGTCATTTCGAACGTCATTTTCAACCCGGTCATCCTGTCGATCATGCCGGCGCCCAAGCTCAAGGAAAAGAAAGCCAACTGGCTCGACCATCTCCTGGCGGGGATCGGCGCGATGGTGCAGGGAAAGGCCCGCTGGCCGATCCTGGGCGTGACGGGCGTGCTGTTCGTCATCGGGTTCATCTTCGCGCGCAACCTCGTGTTCGGCGACATGTATCCCGGTTCGCCGATGCTGTGGCCCAGTTCCCCGTACAACCAGGATACCCAACGGATCGGCGAAAAATTCGGCAACACCGAATCGCTGTCGGTCATTCTGGAAGGCGAACTGAAAAACGCCATCAAATCGCCCCAGGTTTTGCGCACCATGGAAGGTTTGCAGCGGCACCTGGAGAAGCTGCCCGAGGTTCACTCCACCAATTCGATCGCCGACCTGCTGCCGGAAATCACGCGCATCATGCACGGCGACAACCCGAAGTGGGAACTGGTGCCCGATGATCCGCGCGAGGCGGGGCTGTACCTGGAAATCCTCTTCGCCGGCGTCGAGCCGGGCGATCTGGCCCGCTTCGTGACCAACGACTTCAAAGACGCCAACATCTCGGTGAACATGCTCGACCACAAAGGCGACTCGCTGCGCAAGGTCGTGGCCGCCGCCAAGGAATACATCGCCGGCCACCCGATGATCGTCGGCGCGGAAGAAGTGGACGACATGGCGCTGGTTCCCGAGGAGGCGAAAAAGCCCGACGGCAAGGTCGAGGTGGCGCGGTTCCGGCTGGCCGGCAATTACGGCGGCTTGCTGGCCGCCATCAACGAGACGATTTTCATGTCGGAGGCGAAGGTGACGATTCTGGCCTTCGGCATGGTCTTCCTGACGGTCATGCTGGTCTACCGCAGCGTGCTGGCCGGCCTGCTGTTCCTGCTGCCTACGGCGATTTCCAACTACCTGACCTATGCGCTGATGGGGGCGCTGGGTATCGGCCTGGACGTCAACACGTTGCCGGTCGTGTCGCTGGGCGTCGGCCTGGGCGTCGACTACGGCTTGTACGTGATCGGCCGCATGGAGGAGGAATACGCCATCAGCGGCGACTGGGGCATCGCCACGACCCGCGCGATCACCACGGCGGGCAAGGCGGTCTTTTTCACCGCGACCACCATGGTCCTGGGCATGATCTTCTGGGCGTTCAGCTTCCTTCGTTTCCAGGCGGAAATGGGCCTCTTGCTGGCGTTCTGGATGGTCATCAGCATGTTGGGCGGCCTGATTCTGCTGCCCACCATCGTGTACCTGATCAAACCGAAATTCGTGACTCGTTTTCGGCAGGTGTGA
- the ruvA gene encoding Holliday junction branch migration protein RuvA yields MIARLTGQLAEKELDHVIVDVGGVGYWVNISTQAFYALPEPPALVSLLIHTAVREDDISLYGFSSAMEKRLFLMLDSVSKVGPRAAMNMLSNLQPTDMLQAIAAGDTRALAKVHGIGKKTAERLVVELGEKATALLQEAKLETPPPMARLHGTDLDAVSALVNLGYRPADAEQAVAEVRQTLGETVSLPELVRATLKRIAKG; encoded by the coding sequence ATGATCGCCCGTTTGACCGGCCAATTGGCGGAGAAGGAACTCGACCACGTCATCGTCGACGTCGGCGGCGTCGGCTATTGGGTGAACATCAGCACCCAGGCTTTTTACGCCCTGCCCGAACCGCCGGCCCTGGTCAGCCTGCTCATTCATACGGCCGTGCGGGAAGACGACATTTCGCTTTACGGTTTTTCCTCCGCCATGGAAAAGCGTCTGTTTCTGATGCTGGATTCGGTCAGCAAGGTCGGCCCGCGCGCGGCCATGAACATGCTTTCGAACCTCCAGCCGACCGACATGCTGCAGGCCATCGCAGCCGGCGACACGCGCGCGCTGGCGAAGGTGCACGGCATCGGCAAGAAAACGGCCGAACGGCTGGTCGTCGAACTGGGCGAAAAGGCGACGGCCCTGCTACAGGAAGCGAAACTCGAAACGCCCCCGCCGATGGCGCGATTGCACGGCACGGACCTGGACGCCGTCAGCGCGCTGGTTAACTTGGGATATCGGCCCGCCGATGCCGAACAAGCCGTCGCCGAGGTTCGCCAGACACTCGGCGAGACGGTATCGTTGCCCGAACTGGTCCGCGCGACGTTGAAGCGGATCGCGAAAGGATAA